CCTGTTTGGCATAATGgttcaatttataaaaaattcgtgTGGTTAAGAGtagaaatatattttcgATTTTGCGAAATGCTTAATATGCGAAGATATTGTATTTGAGTACTTCAAAAGAATACAACGCACAGTAaaccttttctttcaataaattatcAGGTAGAGGTGGCCTTATTactgttttttaataatttttatgcTTAAATACCTATTGGAAGCAAGAAGTAATTATGATTACCAAAATTGACTCACTTCCAAAGGACCTAATTCGCAAAGTTGAAAATGGTGAAAAGTTGTTGCCAAATCAAGAAATCgtttattttgaagaaaaaacagTCCCCTATAAAATTAGAAGTGATGAGGAAAGTTTTCCTTTGGGCAAATTGATAACTTTATTAGTAACTTCACAGAGCTTTATCctttttgatgaagaacAGAATTCTGGCTGGAAAATTCCATATGAAACCATTACTCTTCATGCGAAACAAAGCAAGGATAAGCCATATGTATATGTTCAATTAGAGGGTGAAGCCATTCGACCCTTGCTAGATCACATTCTTAAATTTGAACGGTCGTCAGGAACATTGCATGAAGCTCCTTCTACCgaagatgaaaatgaattcacagatgattttttagaacTAACATTATATGTTACTGATGTTGATTCATGTTACCAGGCTCTTTGTACTTGCCAATCTCTACATCCGGACACTTTTTCCTCAGATAATGATGTTGAAAACGCGAGTATGGGAAACCCTATGtccttattttttgatccAAATCACCAGTGGGTTACGGCTGAAAACGTAGATACCTCAGCTTGTGATAACAGATTTGATTCTCCGGAATCGCCTGTTCTGAAATGGCATCGCACAGAGTAACTTTCATAATGTTGTATTCTAACGTTTCAttcatactttttaaaaagtagtttatgataataaataaatataaacagGCTTCTAAATTTACTAgataaaatatcattacACATTTCACTAATTTGTACAAAATTAATCATGTAATACATATTACAAATGACAAGACTGTAGACTAAATTTCCCATGCAATAACATTTTAATCATTATTTATACTGGAGAGGAATTGCAATAGCATGTGAGGCGGAAAGATGAACATGCTTTACGGTAACTTTAACTTTTCCAGGCAGTTTGGCCAAAGTAAACCGAACATTTGATACAAGTGCTTCGAT
This portion of the Schizosaccharomyces pombe strain 972h- genome assembly, chromosome: I genome encodes:
- the saf5 gene encoding protein saf5, translating into MITKIDSLPKDLIRKVENGEKLLPNQEIVYFEEKTVPYKIRSDEESFPLGKLITLLVTSQSFILFDEEQNSGWKIPYETITLHAKQSKDKPYVYVQLEGEAIRPLLDHILKFERSSGTLHEAPSTEDENEFTDDFLELTLYVTDVDSCYQALCTCQSLHPDTFSSDNDVENASMGNPMSLFFDPNHQWVTAENVDTSACDNRFDSPESPVLKWHRTE